A DNA window from Ammospiza caudacuta isolate bAmmCau1 chromosome 21, bAmmCau1.pri, whole genome shotgun sequence contains the following coding sequences:
- the ENTR1 gene encoding endosome-associated-trafficking regulator 1, giving the protein MAAPALPVAEPLPGTPAEPNPFSFREFVRSKARGGDGAGADTQAAWAVPPLPAVPAESGDEQEDEEEEEWSESYRPLAVEQEHLGSAGAAPGPGRVPPGQPSYEQLKEENAFLRSKIKKLQILSETQADKMRKLEKKLEENKIKEEKEAQDLEAMVQHVEQNLQLMTKRAAKAENSAAKLRQENAQLQAELSNSRLEQEELRAGLAAAKQNAEAALQQLLRVTASSRASIRQLLSGAESLQLVADLLKSIDRISEVSEDGH; this is encoded by the exons ATGGCGGCGCCGGCGCTGCCGGTGGCGGAGCCGCTGCCGGGGACCCCGGCCGAGCCCAACCCCTTCTCCTTCCGCGAGTTCGTCCGCTCCAAGGCCCGCGGCGGGGACGGCGCGGGCGCTGACACGCAG GCGGCTTGGGCTGTGCCCCCGCTGCCCGCAGTGCCCGCAGAGTCGGGGGACGAgcaggaggacgaggaggaggaggaatggaGCGAGAGCTACCGCCCGCTGGCCGTGGAGCAGGAACACCTGGGCAGCGCCGGAgccgcgccggggccgggccgggttCCCCCCGGGCAGCCGAGCTACGAACAG ctaaaaGAAGAGAATGCTTTCTTGAGAAGCAAGATCAAGAAGCTTCAGATTCTGTCTGAAACTCAAGCAGACAA gatgaGGAAGCTTGAGAAGAAGctagaggaaaacaaaatcaaagaagagaaggaagcaCAGGATTTGGAAGCAATGGTGCAGCACGTGGAGCAGAATCTGCAGCTGATGACT AAAAGGGCTGCCAAGGCTGAGAACAGTGCTGCCAAACTGAGGCAGGAGAATGCACAGCTGCAG GCGGAGCTGAGCAATTCccggctggagcaggaggagctgcggGCGGGGTTGGCCGCGGCCAAGCAGAACGCGGAGGCGgcgctgcagcagctgctgcggGTGACAGCCAGCTCCAGGGCATCCATCAG gcagctgctgtctGGAGCAGAATCCCTGCAGCTCGTGGCTGATCTCCTGAAATCCATAGACAGAATCTCGGAGGTGTCAGAGGATGGACACTGA